Within Agarivorans litoreus, the genomic segment TGGCTGATGCATTAGCATCAAAAGGTATCGAATTTTCTTATTTGCCGGGTGAAGGTGCGTTTTACGGCCCTAAAATTGAATTCACACTTCACGACTGCCTAGATAGAGCATGGCAATGTGGTACTGTTCAGTTAGATTTCTCAATGCCAGGTCGTTTGTCTGCCTCGTTTGTTGGAGAAGACAATGAACGCCATGTACCGGTAATGATTCACCGAGCCATTTTAGGTTCACTTGAACGCTTTATTGGTATTTTGACAGAGGAATATTCTGGTTTCTTCCCAACTTGGTTAGCACCTCGACAGGTTGTTGTCATGAATATTACTGATAAACAGGCTGATTTTGTCCATCAAGTAGTAAAAAAATTAAATAAACAGGGCATTAGAGCCATTGCGGACTTGAGAAATGAGAAGATAGGCTTTAAAATCCGCGAACATACTCTAAAGCGTATTCCTTATTTGTTAGTTGTCGGCGATAAAGAAGTCGAAAGTAATGAGGTTGCGGTTAGAACTCGTAAGGGTGATGACTTAGGGAAATTTGCAGTAGACAAGTTTGTTGAGCAAGTTAAGCAAGAAATCATCAATCGTGACAATAATTGTATTGAGGTATAAATTATAAAAACCGGAAGACGTGGTCAGCAACAAGCTGCAAGAGCACATAAGATAAATGAAGAAATTCAAGCTCAAGAAGTACGCCTTAATGGCTTAGATGGCGAGTCCATTGGCATTGTAAGTTTGAATGAAGCGCTAAACATTGCCGAAGAGTCTGGCGTAGATTTAGTTGAAATTAGTCCGAATGCTGAACCACCTGTTTGTCGGGTCATGGATTACGGTAAGTTCATTTACGAAAAGAGTAAATCTGTAAAAGAACAGAAGAAGAAGCAAAAACAGATCCAGGTTAAGGAAATAAAATTCCGACCAGGAACTGACGAAGGCGACTATCAGGTAAAACTACGCAACCTGGTTCGCTTTCTAGAAGAGGGTAATAAAGCTAAAGTAACGCTACGTTTCCGTGGTCGTGAAATGGCACACCAAAGCTTAGGCTTTGATCTTTTAAATCGCATTAAAGGTGATTTAGAAGAGCTAGCAGTTGTGGAAGCTTTTCCAAAAATGGAAGGTCGCCAAGCTGTTATGGTGTTAGGCCCTAAAAAGAAGTAACTAAGGCATCCAAGTAACAAGCAGCTTACTTTAACGAGTAAGCTGTTTTTGTTCGCCTTTAGTTATATGTTGTTAAACTCGCAATGCGGAGTGCATGTAAATGCCAAAAATGAAATCGAACAAAGGCGCAGCTAAGCGCTTTAAGAAAACTGCTTCTGGTGGTTTTAAATACAAACAAGCTGGTCTTCGTCACATCCTGACTAAGCGCCGTACTAAGGTAAAACGTCACCTTCGTCCGAAGGGTATGATTGCTGCATCTGATGTTGCATCAATTGTTCGCATGTTGCCGTACGCATAAGTTTAGAGGAAATTAAGAATGGCCAGAGTTAAACGCGGTGTACAAGCACGTGCACGTCATAAGAAAGTCTTAAAACAAGCCAAAGGTTACTACGGAGCACGTTCACGTGTTTATCGCGTAGCCTTCCAAGCGGTAATTAAAGCGGGTCAATACGCTTACCGTGACCGTCGTCAGCGTAAACGTCAATTCCGTCAACTATGGATTGCACGTATTAATGCTGCTTCTCGTCAAAATGGTTTGTCTTACAGCCGTTTCATTGACGGACTTAAAAAAGCATCTATCGAAATCGATCGTAAGATCCTAGCTGATATTGCTGTTTTTGATAAAGCAGCATTCACAGTATTGGTAGAAAAAGCAAAAGCTGCTTTATAAGTTTTATCAAGTTTGTAAAAAGGGAGCTTAGGCTCCCTTTTTTTATTACCATTTTTTCAACAAATTTGGCCTTAATCTCAGCAGTTTAAAGCATCAACTTCCATTACATTTTAGCGTCTGCTCAAATACCCAACAAACTCCTATAAAAATCCTTAGCAAACAAGCTTCCGCGCTAGCCATCAGCGACTCATTAAAGTACTATTTCCGGTCTTATTAAATACTAAAAATCAGCCGTTCCCTTGGTGGAATATGAGGAAATCATGCTAGATCTTGATGCGCTAATCAATCAGGCGAAGACTCACATAGAAGCAGCTTCTGCGATTAACGAACTCGATACCGTTCGCGTAGAATACCTAGGTAAAAAAGGGTTAATGACTAAACAGCTACAGGGACTTGGCAAATTATCGCCTGAAGAGCGTCCTCAAGCTGGTCAACTTATTAACCAAGCTAAACAAGCTATCCAAGAAGCATTGAATCAAAAGCGTGAATTATTGGTTCAACAAGAATTAAACGCAAAATTGGCGGCGGAAACCGTTGATGTAACGCTACCAGGTCGTACCGATGAGATTGGTGGTTTACATCCTGTTACTCGAACAATTGAACGTATTCAAACGTTTTTTGGCGAGTTAGGTTTTCAGGTTAAATCTGGCCCAGAAATCGAAGATGGTTTCCATAACTTTGATGCACTGAATATTCCCGAGCATCACCCAGCACGTGCTGACCACGATACTTTTTATTTTAATCCCGATTTGGTATTACGCACCCAAACTTCTGGTGTACAAATCCGAACCATGGAAACCGAAAAGCCGCCAATCAGAATTATTTCTCCTGGCCGCGTATACCGCAACGATTACGACCAAACGCATACGCCTATGTTCCATCAGGTTGAAGGTTTGATGGTAGACAAGAATGTTAACTTCACCGAGTTAAAAGGCGTGTTGTACGATTTCTTGCAAAACTTTTTTGAAGAAGACATGCAAGTGCGTTTTCGTCCGTCATATTTCCCGTTTACCGAAACATCCGCTGAAGTTGATGTACTAGGTAAGAATGGTTGGTTGGAAGTTTTGGGCTGTGGCATGGTGCACCCAAATGTATTACGCGCAGTAAATATTGACCCTGAAGAGTACACTGGCTTTGCCTTTGGCATGGGTGTAGAGCGTTTAACCATGTTGCGCTACGGCGTTAACGATTTACGTTCATTCTTCGAAAACGATTTACGTTTCCTAAAACAATTTAATTAAGGGTTAATTGAGATGAAATTTAGTGAATCCTGGCTAAGAGAGTGGGTTAACCCTAGTAATTCTCGCGACGAGTTAGCAGAACAAATTACTATGGCCGGCCTGGAAGTTGATGGCATAGAGCCAGTAGCGGCTGATTTTAACGGTGTAGTTATTGGCGAAGTGGTTGAATGTGGCCAACATCCCGATGCAGATAAACTTCGTGTTACCAAAATCAATATT encodes:
- the rpmI gene encoding 50S ribosomal protein L35 translates to MPKMKSNKGAAKRFKKTASGGFKYKQAGLRHILTKRRTKVKRHLRPKGMIAASDVASIVRMLPYA
- the infC gene encoding translation initiation factor IF-3, which codes for MKTGRRGQQQAARAHKINEEIQAQEVRLNGLDGESIGIVSLNEALNIAEESGVDLVEISPNAEPPVCRVMDYGKFIYEKSKSVKEQKKKQKQIQVKEIKFRPGTDEGDYQVKLRNLVRFLEEGNKAKVTLRFRGREMAHQSLGFDLLNRIKGDLEELAVVEAFPKMEGRQAVMVLGPKKK
- the pheS gene encoding phenylalanine--tRNA ligase subunit alpha; the protein is MLDLDALINQAKTHIEAASAINELDTVRVEYLGKKGLMTKQLQGLGKLSPEERPQAGQLINQAKQAIQEALNQKRELLVQQELNAKLAAETVDVTLPGRTDEIGGLHPVTRTIERIQTFFGELGFQVKSGPEIEDGFHNFDALNIPEHHPARADHDTFYFNPDLVLRTQTSGVQIRTMETEKPPIRIISPGRVYRNDYDQTHTPMFHQVEGLMVDKNVNFTELKGVLYDFLQNFFEEDMQVRFRPSYFPFTETSAEVDVLGKNGWLEVLGCGMVHPNVLRAVNIDPEEYTGFAFGMGVERLTMLRYGVNDLRSFFENDLRFLKQFN
- the rplT gene encoding 50S ribosomal protein L20 codes for the protein MARVKRGVQARARHKKVLKQAKGYYGARSRVYRVAFQAVIKAGQYAYRDRRQRKRQFRQLWIARINAASRQNGLSYSRFIDGLKKASIEIDRKILADIAVFDKAAFTVLVEKAKAAL